The following are encoded in a window of Carya illinoinensis cultivar Pawnee chromosome 15, C.illinoinensisPawnee_v1, whole genome shotgun sequence genomic DNA:
- the LOC122296201 gene encoding glutamate receptor 2.8-like, whose product MRVATRVALSLFFFIVTSGRIFMGKAQNKTFIPVNVGVILDLDTWKGRMGRSCINMALADFYASNSHYKTRLVLHTRDSKHDVVEAAVAALYLIKNTEVQAIIGPQNSMQANFVINLGEKAQVPTISFSATSPSLTSLRSEYFFRVAQNDSAQVKALSAVVKAFGWKQVVPIYIDNEYGEGIIPFLIDALQDVDARVPYRSIIAPLATDDAISKELYKLMTMQTRVFIVHMTTDLSSRLFTKAKEIGMMREGYVWIVTSGIANSFSSIEPSVVDSMQGVLGVKTYIPKTKERKNFTIRWKRTFQQENPKITNVDLNVFGLWAYDAASALATAVEKVGGENFVSEQPNASSNLIDLETIGVSKNGPKLLKALLGVRFRGLSGAFSLLNGQIKSSTFQITNVIDDIERVVAFWTPENGLRRELMNSVNKNVYSTSKNNLRLITWPGDVEIVPKGWEIPTNGKKLRIGVPVKGGFGEFVQVPHHGTNTTQVKGYSIDVFDAVMKSLPYAVRYEFIPFAKQDGESAGTYNDLVYQVYQGKFDAVVGDTTIIENRSRYVDFTLPYTESGVSMVVPLRDRRKNAWVFLKPLSLDLWITSACFFVFIGFVVWVLEHRVNENFRGLPSHQVGTSLWYAFSTIVFAQREIVISNCARFVVIIWVFVVLILTQSYTASLTSLLTVQQLQPTITDLKQLIKNGEKVGYQKDSFVLGILKEMNFKDFQLKQYNSTDECHELLSKGSANGGIAAAFDEVPYMKLFLGKYCSKYTMVSSVYKTDGFGFVFPKGSPLVADISRQILNVTEGEKMKEIESAWFRENTTCLDPNTPPSSPSLGVASFWGLFLIAGVASLLALIFSISMFLYKEKQHIFMPSNPNQADSIWRRILHMFRRFDKKDLSSHTFRKKTMSFRDIESSTHGIHANDVSTRIQCSPSPSNIIELTETHSRSLEFHDSGMSFREYSDSKTNVGQTSQLVVPPIPSELIRYQNQDQGLRTSEIEHENT is encoded by the exons ATGAGGGTGGCTACCAGAGTTGCTttgtctcttttctttttcattgtgACTTCTGGAAGGATTTTCATGGGAAAGGCACAAAACAAGACATTCATCCCAGTTAATGTGGGTGTCATTCTGGACTTGGATACATGGAAGGGGAGGATGGGACGGAGTTGCATCAACATGGCTCTTGCGGATTTCTATGCCTCCAACAGTCACTACAAAACCAGGCTGGTTCTTCACACCAGGGACTCCAAACATGATGTTGTTGAAGCGGCTGTCGCag CTCTATACTTGATAAAAAATACAGAGGTGCAAGCCATCATAGGGCCACAAAACTCAATGCAGGCAAACTTTGTCATCAATCTCGGGGAGAAAGCTCAGGTGCCAACTATCTCATTTTCAGCAACAAGCCCTTCTCTTACTTCACTTAGGAGTGAATACTTTTTTCGAGTCGCTCAAAATGACTCAGCTCAAGTGAAAGCATTAAGTGCAGTTGTTAAAGCCTTTGGATGGAAACAAGTCGTGCCCATCTACATAGACAATGAGTATGGGGAAGGTATCATACCCTTCTTGATTGATGCCTTGCAAGATGTTGATGCTCGTGTTCCCTATCGGAGTATCATTGCTCCATTGGCCACGGATGATGCAATTAGTAAAGAACTTTACAAGTTAATGACAATGCAAACTAGAGTCTTCATTGTGCATATGACAACAGATCTCAGTTCTCGGCTTTTTACTAAGGCAAAAGAGATTGGAATGATGAGGGAAGGTTATGTTTGGATCGTTACCAGTGGGATAGCCAATTCCTTTAGCTCGATAGAACCTTCAGTAGTTGACTCAATGCAAGGAGTATTGGGTGTAAAGACTTACATCCCAAAGACAAAAGAGcgtaaaaattttacaattagaTGGAAAAGGACATTCCAACAAGAAAATCCCAAAATTACCAATGTTGACTTGAATGTCTTCGGCCTATGGGCTTATGATGCTGCTTCAGCACTAGCCACAGCAGTTGAGAAGGTTGGGGGTGAAAATTTTGTTTCTGAACAACCGAATGCTTCTAGCAACTTAATTGATCTTGAAACTATTGGGGTCTCAAAAAATGGTCCAAAACTCCTCAAAGCATTATTGGGTGTTAGATTTAGAGGCCTTTCTGGTGCATTCAGTCTTCTTAACGgacaaataaaatcatcaacTTTTCAGATAACTAATGTGATTGATGATATTGAAAGAGTGGTTGCATTTTGGACCCCAGAAAATGGACTTAGAAGGGAACTCATGAATTCAGTGAACAAAAATGTATATTCTACTTCCAAGAACAACCTAAGACTTATTACATGGCCAGGTGATGTAGAAATTGTACCTAAAGGTTGGGAGATTCCAACAAATGGGAAGAAGCTGCGAATAGGAGTTCCAGTGAAGGGTGGTTTTGGTGAATTTGTTCAAGTCCCACATCATGGCACTAACACAACACAGGTCAAAGGATATTCTATAGATGTCTTCGATGCTGTGATGAAATCATTACCGTATGCTGTTAGATATGAGTTCATTCCCTTTGCAAAGCAGGATGGTGAAAGCGCCGGTACTTATAATGATTTGGTCTATCAAGTATATCAAGGG AAGTTCGATGCTGTGGTAGGAGATACGACAATTATAGAAAACAGGTCCAGATATGTGGACTTTACACTACCATACACGGAATCTGGAGTGTCAATGGTCGTGCCACTCCGAGATAGGAGGAAAAATGCCTGGGTGTTCTTGAAGCCTTTAAGTTTGGACCTTTGGATCACAAGCGCTTGTTTCTTTGTGTTCATCGGGTTTGTGGTATGGGTTCTTGAACACCGAGTAAATGAGAATTTCCGTGGGCTTCCTTCACATCAGGTTGGGACAAGCTTATGGTATGCCTTCTCCACCATAGTTTTCGCACAAC GGGAGATAGTGATAAGCAATTGTGCTAGGTTTGTGGTGATCATATGGGTTTTTGTGGTGCTCATACTTACTCAAAGCTACACTGCAAGTTTGACGTCCCTCTTAACAGTTCAACAGCTGCAACCAACAATTACTGATCTCAAGCAACTTATTAAGAATGGGGAGAAGGTTGGCTACCAAAAAGATTCTTTTGTTCTaggaatattaaaagaaatgaattttaaggATTTTCAACTAAAGCAATATAATTCTACGGATGAATGTCATGAACTTTTGTCTAAAGGAAGCGCAAATGGTGGTATAGCTGCTGCTTTTGATGAAGTCCCCTACATGAAGTTATTTCTAGGAAAATATTGCTCAAAGTACACCATGGTTTCATCAGTATACAAAACTGATGGGTTTGGCTTT GTATTCCCAAAGGGTTCCCCCCTTGTTGCGGATATTTCAAGGCAAATCTTAAATGTGACTGAAGGGGAGAAAATGAAGGAGATTGAAAGTGCATGGTTCAGGGAAAACACCACTTGTCTAGACCCCAACACCCCGCCTTCTTCCCCCAGTCTCGGTGTTGCTAGCTTTTGGGGCCTATTCCTCATTGCTGGGGTTGCTTCCTTGTTAGCTCTCATTTTCTCCATATCTATGTTCCTTTATAAGGAAAAGCAGCACATCTTCATGCCCTCTAATCCAAATCAAGCTGACTCGATTTGGAGAAGAATTCTTCATATGTTTAGAAGGTTTGATAAAAAGGACCTCAGCTCGCATACGTTTAGAAAGAAAACAATGTCTTTTAGAGACATTGAAAGTAGTACTCATGGTATTCATGCAAATGATGTCTCGACAAGGATCCAATGTTCGCCAAGTCCATCAAACATCATAGAACTGACAGAAACCCATTCTAGATCCTTGGAATTTCATGATTCAGGTATGTCTTTTAGAGAATATTCTGATTCCAAAACAAACGTCGGTCAGACATCTCAACTAGTAGTACCACCAATACCTAGTGAGCTCATCAGGTATCAAAATCAAGATCAAGGACTAAGAACCTCAGAAATAGAGCATGAAAACACCTAA